GCGGGTACACGTCATCGGACCGTCCGCTCAGCGCGAGGACGGCCACGGAAGCGGGGACCGGGTCCGCCGGGTCGGGGAAAGCGGCGAGGAGCCCGAGGTCGGCCCGCATGGTGCGCAGGACGAGTTCACGCATCGCGGGTGTACGCAGCACTTCTGGTGGGGTGGCGCCGAGTTCCCGTACGTGGTCTAGGAGCGCGACGGGGTCACCGGTCAGTGCCCGGCAAGCCGCCCGGTCCACCAGGTGGGCAGGAGACATGGCCGAGAGCACAAGTGCGGCGGGAGGAGTGCCGAGTTCGGTCATGGCGCGGCAGAGCTCATGGGCGAGCAGGGCGCCCATGCTGTGCCCGAAGAGGATGGTGGGCGGTCCTGGGCGGGCCGCGAGTGGGATCAGGGTTTCGACGATCTCGGTGACGTCGGCTGCGGGGGTCTCGGTCAGCCGCCTGCCGTGGCCCGGCAACTCCACGGCGTGGAGTTCGGTTCCGGCGGGCATGGCCGGGCCCCAGTGCCGGTAGCTGCCCGCGCCGCCTCCGGCGTAGGGCAGGCACAGGATCCGGGCGGTTGTCGTGCCGTCAGGTGCGGGCGGCGACCACTGCTGGAGCCACGCCATCACCGGGACGTCCCCTCGGGCCCGGTGGTGAAGGCGTCGGGCCGGGCTCCGGACAGGAGCTCGTATCCGCGTTCGACGATTCCGGCGAAGGCGGCCGGATCGCTGATCGACATGTCGTGTGCGCCCGGCACGTGGAACAGCCTGGCGTATCCGCCGGTGGCGCGGACCGCGCGGAGGAACTCGCGCTCCTGGGCGCGGAAGAGCCGGTCGCTCCGGGCGTTGACGAAGAGCACGGGGAGCCGGCAGCGCCCCGCGACGTTGAGGAAGTCACGCCGTGTGAGGTCCTCGACGACTTCGACGAAGGCGTGCATGGTGAGGCCGCCGGCCATGACGGCCCGGTAGCTGTCGGGGGGCAGCCGGCGCTGGAGTGCCCGGTCGTTGAGGCGGGCGGCGCGAGCCGGGCCGAGTCCCCAAATGGCGCGGGCGATTGTGCGGTAGACGAAGCCGGTCATCCGGTCGGGCCGGGCGGTGGAGCCCTGCGCCAGGACGGCGGCGGCCCGGACCGGGTGCGCGGCGCCGTAGGCGAGGGCGACGTATCCACCGAGGGAGCCACCGGCCACCAGAGGGCGGCGGCCGGTGGCCAGAGCTGCCTCGTCCACGGCGAGCCCGACCCGCTCGACCGCCTCCTCCAGGTTGAAGGGACGGTCGCGTTGCGTCCCGTGCCCCGGCAAATCAGGGGCCGTGATGCGGAATCGGGGGGCCAGCCGGTGGGCATGCGGGTTCCACATCCGGGCGGAGACCCGGATGCCATGGACCAGCACCAGGGGAATACCCTCGGCGGGTCCAGCGGTCCAGATGCCGGGCCGGTCGGGGGCCGGAGTCAGTCCGGTAACTGGATCTCCCAGTCCGTCAGCACGCATCGATTCCCCTGCCAGGCGTGGTGCGCCCGCGGACGGGCGGCAACCTAGAACGCAACGTTGCGTTGCATACTAGAGGCCGGACCCGCCAAATGCAACGCCACGTTGCGTTGTTGTAGACTCGGCGCCCGCACAGACGAAGGGCGTGAGCAGTGAAGGACAGGCGGGACTTGGAGGCCGGCGGACCGCGACGCAAGGCCGAGATCTTTACTGCCGCGCTGGACCTGCTGGGCGGTCTGGGATACGACTCCCTGACGATCGAGGGCGTGGCCCAGCGCTCCGGGGTGAACAAGACCACCATCTACCGCTGGTGGCCCTCGAAGTCCGAGCTGCTGCGCGACGCGCTGCTGCACTCGCATCTCCTGCAGTTCGAGCTTGCCGACACCGGCAGCCTGCACGGCGATCTGACCGCGCTCGCCGAGCGGGTACTGGCTCTGCTGGACGACGAGCACCGACGGGCCGTCATCGAGGCGGCCCTGGTCGGCGCGGTGCGCCATCAGGCGATGCGCGAGCTCGTCGTCTCGTTCCTCGACGACCGGCTCGGACGGCACCAGCCGGTCTTCGAACGCGCGGTGGCGCGCGGCGAGCTGCCGCCCGACGCCGATCCGGCGCCCCTCGTAGACGCCATGGCCGGGGCGCTGTGGCTGCGCATCCTGGTACGCCGGGGCGAGGTCACCGGGACGTACACCCGCGACCTCATCGGACTGCTGATGGAGGGAGTCACGCGGACCGCGCCGACTCCTGGCGCACCTGCTCCGTGACCTGGCGCAGGTGCGCCAGGACCTCGACGTACGAGCGGGTCGCCGAGACCTCGTAGTACGGCAGGTCCTGCGTGGCGCAGTGCGCCCGCGTCA
The genomic region above belongs to Streptomyces marianii and contains:
- a CDS encoding TetR/AcrR family transcriptional regulator, whose amino-acid sequence is MKDRRDLEAGGPRRKAEIFTAALDLLGGLGYDSLTIEGVAQRSGVNKTTIYRWWPSKSELLRDALLHSHLLQFELADTGSLHGDLTALAERVLALLDDEHRRAVIEAALVGAVRHQAMRELVVSFLDDRLGRHQPVFERAVARGELPPDADPAPLVDAMAGALWLRILVRRGEVTGTYTRDLIGLLMEGVTRTAPTPGAPAP
- a CDS encoding alpha/beta fold hydrolase; its protein translation is MRADGLGDPVTGLTPAPDRPGIWTAGPAEGIPLVLVHGIRVSARMWNPHAHRLAPRFRITAPDLPGHGTQRDRPFNLEEAVERVGLAVDEAALATGRRPLVAGGSLGGYVALAYGAAHPVRAAAVLAQGSTARPDRMTGFVYRTIARAIWGLGPARAARLNDRALQRRLPPDSYRAVMAGGLTMHAFVEVVEDLTRRDFLNVAGRCRLPVLFVNARSDRLFRAQEREFLRAVRATGGYARLFHVPGAHDMSISDPAAFAGIVERGYELLSGARPDAFTTGPEGTSR
- a CDS encoding thioesterase II family protein, encoding MAWLQQWSPPAPDGTTTARILCLPYAGGGAGSYRHWGPAMPAGTELHAVELPGHGRRLTETPAADVTEIVETLIPLAARPGPPTILFGHSMGALLAHELCRAMTELGTPPAALVLSAMSPAHLVDRAACRALTGDPVALLDHVRELGATPPEVLRTPAMRELVLRTMRADLGLLAAFPDPADPVPASVAVLALSGRSDDVYPPHTVASWEPFAERWRGMRVLDGGHFFPWRDDTVPDLIASLARDIASDHGTCNALP